The window GGAGTTGGAAGCTCTGTCCCGCCTGCTGACTGACCGCAGTGGTGGTCTACAAGCGGTGACCGACATCAACCTGCTGTTGAAAGTGAACGTGGGCCAGTTCTACGGCATCGAGTACGACGAGTTCCCGGCTCAGATTGCCCGTGTCGCCATGTGGCTGACCGACCACCAGGCCAACATCGAGGCCAGCCGCAAGCTCGGCCAGAACTTCGTGAACCTGCCACTGACCCAGGCCGCGCACATCCGGCACGGGGACGCGCTGGAAACCGACTGGCTTCAGCATCTCAACTTGAATGAAGACCTGGGCCTGCTCTCCCACCTCTACATCGTTGGCAACCCGCCCTTTGTGGGAGGGAAGAAGATGTCGGGGGAACAGCGTGCTCAGGTGGTCCGCGAGTTCGGTGGAGTTAAGGACGCTGGAGTGCTGGACTATGTGGCCGCCTGGTACGTCAAGGCCGCCAAGGTCATGCAGACCATCACCCGCGAGTACCCGAACCTGATGACGGCCACTGCCCTGGTCAGCACCAACAGCGTCACCCAGGGTGAGCAGGTGGCCCCGCTGTGGGGCAATGTGCTGGAAGGCTACGGGCAGACCATCACGGCAGCCCATAAGACCTTCAAGTGGAGTAACGATGCACCTGGTCAGGCTGCCGTTCACTGTGTCATTGTCCAGTTCCAGCCCACCGCCCAGCTGACTTCTGCCCAGCGCCGCCTGTTTACCTATGCTTCGCCCACAGCGGCCCCGCTGGAGGTGCAGGCGACCAACATCACTCCCTACCTGACGGACGGCCCTTCGGTGGTGGTCAGGAAGGCCCAGAAGCCCCTACGCGCAGGCGTGCCGCCTATTCACTTCGGCAACATGCCGCTGGACGGTGGAAACCTGCTGCTGACCGAGCAGGAGAAAGCAGAACTGCTGGAAGCCGAACCTGCTGCGCAGAAGTTCATTAAACCCCTACTGGACGCGCAAGACTTCCTGAACGGGGCCACGCGGTATTGCCTGTGGCTGGTAGATGCCCAGCCTGCGGAATTGGCAAAGCTACCCAAAGTCAGGGAGCGCATTGAGAAGACGAAGCAGTGGCGGTTGGCCAGTGTTGCACCCAGCACGCAGAAATTCGCGCAGACTCCTGCCTTGTTCAGGGACAGAAAGCTGCCAGAACGCTATCTATTGATAGCGGCGTAAGTTGGCGTCCATAAGCTGACGGGGCAGGTGAATATAGCGGACCCGCTGCCAGGCGGTGACAAGCCTCTTTTTCAGCGCTCTGATGGAGTGGGCACAAAAGTTCCCCAACACATTGCGCTTGACGTAGGCCCACACCAACTCGATCGGGTTCAACTCTGGAGCATACGGAGGCAGAAAGATCAGAGAGAGGCGTTCGTGGGAACCCACGAACGCCTGGGTCACTTTCGCGTGATGAATTCTCGCATTGTCCAGCACCACGACGATGTTCCCCTGAACTTGGCGCAGGATGTGCCCAAAGAATCGGATGACTTCTCCACTGCGGATCGCTCCGGATGTTGTGTGCTGGAAGAATCGTCCATCTGAAGTGATCGCCCCAATCGTCGAAAGCTTCTCCTCATAAGTTGCACCTTGCATAGCTGAGCGAATAGCCGTGCTGGTGGAGGAATTCTTGCTCTTTTTGAATTTGGCTCAGCAGGTGGTTCAGCCTGACTTCGGGGAAGAGGGTATGTAGGGCCAAGCGGGCTGCCTCTTTCAGGGTCATGTCCTCAGAGCGGTACAGCATGGTTAGGGTGAAGGCCAGGAAGACCATCAGAATCCAGCGGTCCAGACCCCTGGCAGTTCGCAGCGCGAACTGCGCCAACCCAAACTGGTGCTTACACCTTCCTTAAAGAAGGATTCCACCCCCCAGCGATGCGCACCCTCAGCAACGATCTCGTCCCCCTCCAGCAGTTCAGACGACACCGCGAAGAATTCACGGTCCCCACGGTCCATCCTCCCCAGGGTCAGCGTTTCCAGAGGCCAGTTGGCGAGGTTGACGTACCCCCCATGCGGACAGTCCGCAACCGTCACCTGTCCAGGATGGTCTGTGCGTCGGTTGCTCCGCACACCCACCACGAAC is drawn from Deinococcus sp. Marseille-Q6407 and contains these coding sequences:
- a CDS encoding DNA methyltransferase; this translates as MLTWNEIRTRAAQFADRWQDAVKENAEAQTFWNEFLMVYGIDRRRVAAFEKKVAGLQKGSGRGRIDLLWPGLFMAEHKSKGRDLDEATQQAIDYVQVLEEHERPQWVAVSDFGQIRLQEVATGEAHQFALEDFPREVERFAFLIGKQLRHQREADPVNVKAAQQMGKLHNLLEDSGYTGHHLELLLVRLLFLLFGDDTGLWDERGLFYDLLADHTRSDGEDTGSVLGRLFQVLDTPRDKRQAALPDWLNAFPYVNGELFSERIDLADFSPKMREMLLEACVLDWGAVSPAIFGSMFQAVMDATERRNLGAHYTSEANILKALGPLFLDDLHAELTAAGQNKAKLQSFLSKLPGIRVLDPACGSGNFLILAYRELRRLELEALSRLLTDRSGGLQAVTDINLLLKVNVGQFYGIEYDEFPAQIARVAMWLTDHQANIEASRKLGQNFVNLPLTQAAHIRHGDALETDWLQHLNLNEDLGLLSHLYIVGNPPFVGGKKMSGEQRAQVVREFGGVKDAGVLDYVAAWYVKAAKVMQTITREYPNLMTATALVSTNSVTQGEQVAPLWGNVLEGYGQTITAAHKTFKWSNDAPGQAAVHCVIVQFQPTAQLTSAQRRLFTYASPTAAPLEVQATNITPYLTDGPSVVVRKAQKPLRAGVPPIHFGNMPLDGGNLLLTEQEKAELLEAEPAAQKFIKPLLDAQDFLNGATRYCLWLVDAQPAELAKLPKVRERIEKTKQWRLASVAPSTQKFAQTPALFRDRKLPERYLLIAA